Proteins encoded in a region of the Eretmochelys imbricata isolate rEreImb1 chromosome 10, rEreImb1.hap1, whole genome shotgun sequence genome:
- the FOXL3 gene encoding forkhead box L3: MFDNTQYPYNCFNYDGDDYPTCSSDEEKKFTRPAYSYIALIAMAIQQSPSNKVTLSGIYDFIMKKFPYYRSNQRAWQNSIRHNLSLNSCFVKVPRTEGNEKGKGNYWSFASGCESMLDLFENGNYRRRRRRRNMKREHKEQRPSGGKDPSSPESSSMDSGLYSISCHKSKCEPAESGPKLLEPPGFFPNNTSNRQSLNNVSLGKSDSEIKFSIDYILSAPDPLPVLRSQYHMQDNKYQLLESQKINLPFWTM; the protein is encoded by the exons ATGTTTGATAACACACAGTACCCCTATAACTGTTTTAATTATGATGGGGATGACTATCCAACCTGTAGTTCTGATGAAGAGAAAAAATTCACCAGACCAGCATACAG CTACATTGCCTTAATTGCAATGGCCATCCAGCAAAGTCCTTCAAACAAAGTGACCTTGTCTGGCATCTATGATTTTATAATGAAGAAATTTCCTTACTACAGATCAAATCAAAGAGCCTGGCAGAACTCCATCCGACATAACTTATCACTTAACAGTTGTTTTGTAAAG GTTCCCAGAACAGAAGGGAAtgagaaggggaaaggaaactATTGGAGCTTTGCATCTGGATGTGAATCAATGCTGGatctttttgaaaatgggaattacAGGCGGAGACGGAGAAGAAGGAACATGAAAAGGGAACACAAAGAGCAGAGACCAAGTGGAGGAAAAGATCCTTCCTCCCCTGAATCGTCTTCCATGGATTCTGGTTTATACAGCATCTCCTGTCATAAAAGTAAATGCGAGCCAGCCGAATCTGGACCCAAACTCTTGGAGCCTCCTGGGTTCTTTCCAAACAACACCTCCAACAGACAGAGCCTAAACAACGTCTCCCTAGGAAAATCTGACTCTGAAATTAAATTTAGCATTGATTACATTCTttcagccccagaccctttgCCTGTTCTGAGATCTCAGTATCATATGCAAGATAATAAATACCAATTACTGGAGTCTCAAAAAATTAATCTCCCATTCTGGACAATGTGA